One part of the Zerene cesonia ecotype Mississippi chromosome 2, Zerene_cesonia_1.1, whole genome shotgun sequence genome encodes these proteins:
- the LOC119835408 gene encoding probable protein phosphatase 2C 71 translates to MPASIGVNLRVTGHCSQGGRKYMEDLFSVAYQQTEDERDLEYAFFGIYDGHGGGEAAAFAKEHLMDSIVMQRQFWSDNDEDVLKAIRNGYMLTHLNMWKEVEKWPKTVTGLPSTAGTTASIAFIRRGKIYIGHVGDSAIVLGYQKDGCEEWAAKPLTLDHKPECSTEIERIQRCGGKVISKAGVPRVVWNRPRPGHKGPIKKNTPMDEIPFLAVARSLGDLWSYNPQNDEFIVSPDPDVGVLTIDPSKFRCLIFGTDGLWNMISPEGAVSLVQATEKHNEAVLVGGGNQPRDWLNPSKSLVDHALEKWSNTRMRADNTSVVTLMLDPPGPPRATVLQSRTAQKPQTLVSPAAPSKPVGTGPKVDEAKPDPSKEGENRHVPQNGLTIMTRYSDVDKPAPSADESDRTPLPPCASIDGRFSVGAREESNNESKEDSDTILNYGNPAESYFMARLLNRTRVVNTLSEVYDEIVSGRPKESSEPREPTPVPTTALPEEKSEESRPAAGPRQSLPPEETPNTEVLGAESDDISIQINEVSSSSPTEGPLRPPPRRAAAPDPDEAARRTRSQLAARSSSGPAGNSPRAPGPARRAPAAPARSKENRGAATRRARARAARASPSPPSRLPRTRRADNEPEVHSTTADREARALRSRNEAAGEASAGPGAGAGAAGAKRPRLEDGKGKCARALGKRASGPWAPALALRNRLRRRLVK, encoded by the exons ATGCCTGCATCAATTGGTGTTAATTTACGTGTAACTGGCCATTGTAGCCAAGGCGGGAGAAAGTATATGGAAGATTTGTTTTCTGTTGCGTATCAACAAACTGAGGATGAGAGAGATTTAGAGTACGCTTTTTTTGGAATATACGATGGTCATGGTGGAGGCGAAGCTGCCGCCTTTGCTAAGGAACATTTAATGGACTCGATAGTAATGCAGCGACAGTTTTGGTCCGATAATGACGAGGACGTTCTGAAAGCTATTCGCAATGGTTACATGTTGACCCACTTGAATATGTGGAAAGAAGTAG AAAAATGGCCAAAAACAGTAACAGGGTTGCCAAGTACCGCTGGTACTACAGCGAGCATAGCATTCATAAGACGTGGCAAAATTTACATTGGTCATGTTGGTGATTCTGCTATTGTGCTCGGTTACCAAAAAGATG GTTGTGAAGAATGGGCTGCCAAACCACTTACATTAGATCACAAGCCAGAATGCAGTACAGAGATAGAAAGAATACAGCGTTGTGGAGGCAAAGTCATTTCAAAGGCTGGAGTGCCTCGAGTAGTGTGGAACAGACCTCGGCCAGGGCATAAGGGTCCCATAAAGAAGAACACACCTATGGACGAGATACCTTTTTTGGCTGTGGCGCGATCATTGGGTGATCTATGGAGCTACAATCCCCAAAATGATGAATTTATTGTTAGCCCAGACCCTGATGTTGGAGTGTTGACTATTGACCCCTCGAAGTTCCG GTGTCTTATATTTGGTACTGATGGTTTATGGAACATGATATCACCCGAAGGAGCAGTGAGTTTAGTGCAAGCTACGGAGAAACACAATGAGGCAGTGTTGGTCGGTGGAGGAAATCAACCCCGGGATTGGTTAAATCCTTCAAAGAGTCTTGTTGACCATGCTCTGGAAaa ATGGTCCAACACAAGAATGAGGGCTGATAACACATCAGTTGTTACCTTAATGTTAGATCCACCTGGGCCACCCAGAGCCACTGTCCTTCAATCAAGAACTGCACAAAAACCTCAGACTTTGGTTTCACCTGCTGCACCCTCAAAACCTGTAGGAACTGGACCAAAAGTGGATGAAGCAAAACCAGATCCAAGCAAGGAAGGTGAAAACCGTCACGTTCCACAAAATGGCCTCACTATTATGACGCGGTACTCTGACGTCGATAAGCCTGCACCCTCGGCGGATGAATCTGATCGAACCCCTCTTCCACCTTGTGCGTCAATTGATGGACGTTTCTCAGTCGGTGCTCGAGAGGAATCTAACAACGAAAGCAAAGAAGATAGTGatactattttaaactatGGCAATCCTGCCGAATCCTATTTCATGGCGCGCTTATTGAACAGAACTCGCGTCGTAAACACACTCTCTGAAGTCTACGATGAAATAGTTAGTGGCCGTCCAAAAGAGTCCTCCGAGCCTCGGGAACCGACCCCGGTTCCTACTACAGCTTTGCCTGAAGAGAAGAGCGAGGAGAGTCGTCCCGCAGCAGGGCCTCGTCAATCTCTACCTCCAGAAGAAACCCCCAACACTGAAGTTCTCGGTGCAGAGTCAGATGACATTAGTATACAGATAAACGAGGTGTCGTCCAGCTCACCCACCGAGGGGCCC CTGcggccgccgccgcgccgcgccgccgcgcccgaCCCCGACGAGGCGGCCCGGCGCACGCGCTCGCAGCTGGCGGCGCGCAGCAGCAGCGGGCCGGCGGGAAACTCCCCGCGCGCCCCGGGGCCGGCGCGGCGGGCCCCGGCGGCGCCCGCCCGCTCGAAGGAGAACCGCGGCGCCGCgacccgccgcgcccgcgcccgcgccgcgcgcgcctCGCCCTCGCCGCCCTCGCGCCTGCCGCGCACGCGCCGCGCGGATAACGAGCCCGAGGTGCACTCGACGACGGCGGACCGCGAGGCGCGCGCGCTGCGCTCGCGCAACGAGGCGGCGGGCGAGGCGAGCGCGGGGccgggggcgggggcgggggcggcgggCGCCAAGCGGCCGCGGCTGGAGGACGGCAAGGGCAAGTGCGCGCGCGCGCTCGGCAAGCGCGCGTCGGGCCCGTGGGCGCCCGCGCTGGCGCTGCGCAACCGCCTGCGCCGGAGACTCGTCAAGTAG
- the LOC119835001 gene encoding 39S ribosomal protein L18, mitochondrial produces the protein MFSIKDVRLAKQLVRLNSTAPTEFVNRNPRNLERMRIGRKPDGYHLDKPGRKFWHKLVITPSTRTITAQVVHFMNGPVVEAKTSEWALKKQLYSIVDTCAYINLGRVLAQRCLEFGITEVYCDLKPLEGSKIEKFLKEVENGGIKLHEMDVYKKPNPWDQFRPEKPWEVTEE, from the exons atgttttcaatcaAAGATGTTCGACTAGCCAAACAATTAGTAAGACTTAACTCTACCGCACCAACAGAGTTTGTTAATAGAAATCCTAGAAATTTAGAGCGAATGCGCATTGGACGAAAGCCCGACGGATACCACTTAGATAAACCGGGACGAAAATTTTGGCATAA ACTTGTCATTACTCCAAGCACTAGGACAATTACTGCACAAGTGGTACATTTCATGAATGGACCTGTTGTTGAAGCTAAAACATCTGAATGggctttaaaaaaacaactgtACAGTATTGTTGATACTTGCGCTTACATAAATTTAGGCAGAGTTCTAGCCCAAAGGTGCCTTGAATTTGGAATAACTGAAGTTTATTGTGATTTGAAACCCCTTGAAGGGAGTAAAATCGAGAAATTTCTCAAGGAGGTAGAAAACGGAGGTATTAAATTGCACGAAATGGATGTCTATAAGAAACCAAATCCGTGGGATCAGTTTAGACCAGAAAAACCATGGGAAGTTACTGAAGagtaa
- the LOC119833041 gene encoding TBC1 domain family member whacked produces MSLQKSVKSVGGDQDTTSICSSVTTQPDRHGFFGGAQYSPEPKRTVSPSTILKREQKWLRMLNNWEAFMSRNYKKVRERCRKGIPASVRPKAWLYLCGGQLLLEKHPNEYEELLQAPGDPKCMEDIRKDLHRQFPYHEMFIREEGLGQQELFSVLKAYSVLNPKVGYFQAQAPVAAFLLMHMPSVQAFWCLVSISDKYLSGYYNPGLEVLQRDGDILHALLRRTAPAVHRHLAKHRVEPVLYATEWFLCALTRTLPWDSLLRVWDCFLCEGVKVLFKAALVILAGALGPAKVRKRANGLCETLEVLRHPPESILGEEYLMYHMQRLNLTEEDFEFEHQRQTARRRAMANRSGS; encoded by the exons ATGTCTCTACAAAAAAGTGTAAAGAGTGTTGGTGGAGACCAAGACACTACTTCAATATGTTCTTCCGTCACTACGCAGCCAGACAGACATGGTTTCTTCGGCGGAGCTCAATATAGTCCTGAACC AAAACGGACTGTATCGCCAAGCACAATACTGAAGCGGGAACAGAAATGGCTGCGAATGCTGAACAACTGGGAGGCGTTCATGAGCAGGAATTATAAGAAAGTACGAGAGAGGTGTCGGAAAG GTATACCAGCGTCAGTGCGACCAAAAGCATGGCTATACCTCTGCGGTGGCCAATTGCTATTGGAGAAACATCCGAACGAGTACGAGGAGTTGTTGCAAGCGCCTGGAGATCCGAAGTGCATGGAGGACATTAGGAAGGATCTGCACAGGCAGTTCCCCTACCACGAGATGTTTATACGTGAGGAGGGGCTCGG GCAACAAGAGCTGTTCTCGGTGCTGAAAGCGTATTCAGTACTGAATCCGAAGGTGGGCTACTTCCAAGCGCAGGCGCCGGTGGCCGCGTTCCTCTTGATGCACATGCCGTCCGTGCAGGCCTTCTGGTGTCTAGTCAGCATCAGTGATAAGTACCTCAGTGGGTACTACAATCCTGGCTTGGAG GTGCTGCAGCGCGACGGCGACATCCTGCACGCGCTGCTGCGGCGCACGGCGCCGGCGGTGCACCGGCACCTCGCCAAGCACCGCGTGGAGCCCGTGCTGTACGCCACCGAGTGGTTCCTGTGCGCGCTCACCCGCACGCTGCCCTGGGACAGCCTGCTGCGCGTCTGGGACTGCTTCCTGTGCGAGGGCGTCAAG GTATTGTTCAAAGCGGCGCTTGTGATCCTGGCGGGTGCCCTAGGTCCGGCGAAAGTCCGCAAACGAGCGAACGGCCTCTGCGAAACGCTGGAAGTGCTCCGCCACCCCCCGGAGAGCATCCTGGGGGAGGAGTACCTGATGTACCACATGCAGAGACTCAACCTCACCGAGGAGGACTTCGAGTTCGAGCACCAGCGGCAGACCGCGCGGAGGAGAGCCATGGCCAATAGAAG TGGCAGCTGA